A part of Bacillus thuringiensis genomic DNA contains:
- the qcrC gene encoding menaquinol-cytochrome c reductase cytochrome b/c subunit: MHRGKGMKFVGDSRVPVARKPNIPKDYSEYPGKTEAFWPNFLLKEWMVGAVFLIGYLCLTVAHPSPLERMADPTDAGYIPLPDWYFLFLYQLLKYSYASGSFTVIGAFIMPGIAFGALLLAPFLDRGPERRPLKRPVATGFMLLAIASIIFLTWESVAHHDWEAAKKQGAIVKTAPVDKNDDGYKLMQKNTCLTCHGDNLQGGAAAPALQNLTLKPEEIAKIAKEGKGSMPKGVFKGTDEELKKLSEFVAKYNKK; the protein is encoded by the coding sequence ATGCATCGCGGCAAAGGGATGAAGTTTGTAGGAGATTCTCGGGTACCGGTAGCTCGGAAACCAAATATTCCAAAAGACTATTCTGAATACCCAGGAAAAACAGAAGCATTTTGGCCGAATTTCTTGCTAAAAGAATGGATGGTTGGTGCAGTTTTTTTAATCGGTTATTTATGTTTAACAGTGGCGCATCCGTCGCCACTTGAGAGAATGGCGGATCCAACTGATGCCGGATATATACCACTTCCAGATTGGTATTTCTTATTCTTGTATCAGTTGTTAAAGTATTCTTATGCTTCTGGCTCATTTACTGTAATTGGAGCGTTTATAATGCCAGGGATTGCGTTTGGCGCATTACTATTAGCTCCATTTCTTGATCGAGGACCAGAAAGACGCCCGTTAAAGCGTCCTGTAGCAACTGGATTTATGCTTTTAGCAATTGCATCGATTATCTTTTTAACTTGGGAATCTGTAGCACACCACGACTGGGAAGCTGCAAAAAAACAAGGAGCAATTGTAAAAACAGCACCAGTTGATAAAAATGATGACGGCTATAAATTAATGCAAAAAAATACTTGTTTAACATGTCACGGTGACAATTTACAGGGCGGGGCAGCAGCGCCTGCACTGCAAAACTTAACTTTAAAGCCAGAAGAAATTGCTAAAATTGCGAAAGAAGGAAAAGGTTCAATGCCTAAAGGCGTATTTAAAGGTACGGATGAGGAATTGAAGAAGCTTTCGGAATTCGTTGCAAAGTATAATAAAAAATAA
- a CDS encoding DUF1405 domain-containing protein yields the protein MVYLYAMLRQRSVLLFLLVVNILGTIYGFIWYGNQLKETSPIFWPFVPDSPMASLFFVFVLIAFLIKRNWGLIEALAIVTLIKYGIWAVVVNGVLIYVKGPIGVMGYMLMLSHFAMAVQGLLYVPFYRIKKWHFAVAAIWTLHNDAIDYLFWQMPRYGIMHLFVEEIGYFTFWLSIAVLCITYYSCLRENRKQFSL from the coding sequence TTGGTTTACTTGTATGCAATGTTAAGGCAACGCTCCGTGTTATTATTTTTATTAGTTGTTAACATATTAGGTACAATATACGGATTTATATGGTATGGAAATCAATTAAAAGAAACTTCACCTATATTTTGGCCATTTGTACCTGATAGCCCGATGGCGAGTCTCTTTTTTGTCTTTGTTTTAATTGCTTTTTTAATAAAGAGAAATTGGGGATTAATAGAGGCGTTAGCGATTGTTACTTTAATAAAATATGGTATATGGGCTGTTGTTGTAAATGGGGTTTTGATCTATGTAAAAGGTCCTATTGGTGTTATGGGATATATGTTAATGCTTTCGCATTTTGCGATGGCAGTACAGGGATTGTTATATGTACCGTTTTACCGTATAAAAAAATGGCATTTTGCGGTAGCGGCTATATGGACATTACATAATGATGCAATTGATTATTTATTCTGGCAAATGCCGAGATATGGAATTATGCATTTGTTTGTAGAAGAAATTGGTTATTTTACGTTCTGGCTAAGTATTGCAGTTCTTTGTATTACATATTATTCTTGCTTACGTGAGAACCGAAAACAGTTTTCTTTATAA
- the ypjB gene encoding sporulation protein YpjB, which produces MKRTLIGLIAFLIIMFPLRIYAEEWSELTGLLDDSLQLVKRNEDEKAVQVLQHFSEQFVIKGNEKKQEVTPDQVRVISLAYDKAKQSLAEEDLGKQVKIDNVLALQLAVDAQVSKYQPLWMEREKKVMGAFSQMEKAMKKEDTGQFQQTLNTFLHEFNIIYPSLMIALPENEVQRVNAHLSYLDEFRNVMLKTKGGQMQLGIIKGDLQKIFHTVKKDEIAPSLIWFMTITGGLILFTLTYVGWRKYKGEREKRKSNVHSKNR; this is translated from the coding sequence ATGAAGAGAACATTAATTGGATTGATAGCATTTCTAATTATAATGTTTCCGTTACGTATATATGCTGAAGAGTGGAGTGAACTAACCGGATTGTTAGATGACTCATTACAATTAGTGAAGCGTAATGAAGATGAAAAAGCAGTACAAGTATTACAACATTTCTCGGAGCAGTTTGTCATAAAGGGGAATGAAAAGAAGCAAGAAGTAACGCCAGATCAAGTTAGAGTTATTTCTTTGGCATATGACAAGGCAAAACAATCTCTCGCAGAAGAAGATTTAGGTAAACAAGTTAAAATTGATAATGTGTTAGCCCTACAGCTCGCGGTTGATGCGCAAGTGTCGAAATATCAACCACTTTGGATGGAGAGAGAAAAAAAAGTAATGGGTGCCTTTTCTCAAATGGAAAAAGCGATGAAAAAAGAAGATACGGGACAGTTTCAACAAACGTTAAACACATTTTTGCATGAATTTAATATTATTTATCCAAGTTTAATGATTGCTTTGCCAGAAAACGAAGTGCAGCGTGTAAATGCCCATTTATCTTATTTGGATGAATTTCGTAACGTTATGTTAAAAACAAAAGGTGGGCAAATGCAATTAGGGATCATTAAAGGGGATTTGCAAAAAATATTTCACACAGTAAAAAAAGATGAAATTGCACCCTCTCTCATTTGGTTTATGACAATTACTGGAGGTCTTATTTTATTCACATTAACTTATGTTGGGTGGAGAAAGTATAAAGGAGAGAGAGAAAAAAGGAAAAGTAATGTACACTCTAAGAATAGATAA
- a CDS encoding YitT family protein: MTSNLKIRNIIFILIGSAIFSFGIVNINIENHLAEGGFTGITLLLYFLFKFDPSYSNLILNIPIFFIGWKLLGRTTFIYTLIGTFSVSLFLWIFQRYEVLNLHLNLQNDMTLAALFAGAFIGIGLGIIFKYGGTTGGVDIIARLAHKYVGWSMGKTMFMFDAIVIIVSILTYLSYREGMYTLVAVFIGAKVIDFMQEGAYAAKGATIISDKNDEIAAKILSEMERGATFLKAVGSYTKVERNVLYCVVAKNEIVKLKNIITSVDPHAFVAVSDVHDVVGEGFTLDENKNPLHT, translated from the coding sequence ATGACATCAAATTTGAAGATTCGAAATATCATTTTCATTTTAATCGGTTCCGCTATTTTTTCTTTCGGTATTGTGAATATCAATATTGAAAATCACCTTGCAGAAGGTGGATTTACCGGTATTACACTATTATTGTATTTTCTATTTAAGTTTGATCCTTCTTACTCAAACTTAATTTTAAATATCCCTATATTTTTCATTGGTTGGAAGTTACTTGGCAGAACAACATTTATCTATACACTAATCGGCACCTTTAGCGTATCTTTATTTCTATGGATTTTTCAGCGTTACGAAGTTCTCAACTTACATTTAAACTTACAAAATGATATGACACTCGCGGCTTTATTCGCCGGGGCATTTATCGGTATCGGTCTTGGAATAATATTTAAATACGGCGGGACTACCGGCGGTGTAGATATTATCGCGAGACTCGCTCATAAATACGTTGGCTGGAGTATGGGGAAAACGATGTTTATGTTTGATGCTATCGTCATTATCGTCTCGATTCTTACATATTTATCATACCGCGAGGGCATGTATACGTTAGTTGCTGTTTTTATCGGTGCGAAAGTCATTGATTTTATGCAAGAAGGAGCCTATGCAGCGAAAGGAGCAACTATTATCTCAGATAAAAATGATGAAATTGCAGCCAAAATTTTATCTGAGATGGAACGCGGAGCTACTTTTTTAAAAGCTGTTGGATCGTATACAAAAGTGGAACGGAACGTATTATATTGCGTTGTTGCTAAAAATGAAATCGTGAAATTAAAAAATATTATTACTTCTGTAGATCCTCATGCCTTTGTTGCTGTAAGTGATGTACATGATGTAGTTGGTGAAGGTTTTACATTAGATGAAAATAAAAACCCGTTACATACATAA
- the dapB gene encoding dihydrodipicolinate reductase: MKEIKVIIAGPRGRMGHEAVLLMERTEHFNLVAAVDYKHGGEKISDLPGMPALDAPIYADLHTCLEEVEADVLLDLTTPEVGKQHVTLAVERGLRSVIGTTGFTEEELKQLTENAKEKEVGTIIAPNFAIGAVLMMKFSQMAAKYFQDVEVIELHHDQKLDAPSGTAVKTVELIRQNRESKQQGHPNEVEQLEGARGANVDGIHIHSVRLPGLIAHQEVMFGGNGQMLTVRHDSFNRESFMSGVKLSIDTVMNLDHLVYGLENIID; encoded by the coding sequence ATGAAAGAAATTAAAGTAATTATCGCTGGACCAAGAGGACGTATGGGACATGAAGCAGTCCTTCTTATGGAAAGAACGGAACATTTTAATTTAGTAGCAGCGGTGGATTATAAGCATGGCGGAGAGAAAATTTCTGATTTACCGGGTATGCCAGCGCTAGATGCACCTATTTACGCAGATTTACATACTTGTTTAGAGGAAGTAGAAGCTGATGTGTTATTAGATTTAACAACGCCAGAAGTTGGGAAACAACACGTTACACTTGCAGTTGAGCGTGGACTTCGTTCTGTTATTGGTACAACTGGATTTACAGAGGAAGAACTAAAGCAATTAACAGAGAATGCGAAAGAAAAAGAAGTAGGAACAATTATCGCTCCAAACTTTGCAATTGGTGCAGTTCTTATGATGAAATTCTCACAAATGGCAGCGAAGTATTTCCAAGATGTTGAAGTAATTGAATTGCATCATGATCAAAAGTTAGATGCACCATCTGGTACAGCGGTAAAAACAGTAGAATTAATTCGTCAAAACCGTGAATCAAAACAGCAAGGTCATCCAAATGAAGTAGAGCAACTAGAAGGAGCTCGTGGTGCAAATGTAGACGGCATTCACATTCATAGTGTACGTTTACCAGGACTTATTGCACATCAAGAAGTAATGTTTGGTGGAAATGGACAAATGTTAACGGTTCGTCATGATTCATTCAATCGTGAATCATTTATGTCGGGTGTAAAACTATCAATTGATACAGTAATGAATCTAGATCATCTGGTGTACGGTTTAGAAAATATTATCGACTAA
- a CDS encoding TIGR01906 family membrane protein: MKKNKSGTKIWDRLVTIVVSYSIAFSVFALATTAVVYGKWLYYFEIDFLNIPDLADMTKGDIKRNYDVLITYLSPFYDGALQLPTLDMSTNGRIHFVDVKNILVKIQYVMYATIMIAMIGGIYLLKKKNEKFLLHGSILTIIFPIALMLPIAINFEKSFVLFHKLLFSNDYWMFDIETDPIILMLPEEFFMHAACAILLFILCGSIICYSLYRYFVKKKRVSKEKFSV; the protein is encoded by the coding sequence ATGAAGAAAAATAAGAGTGGTACAAAAATATGGGATCGATTGGTTACAATAGTTGTTTCATACAGCATAGCATTTTCTGTATTTGCACTCGCAACAACGGCGGTTGTATACGGAAAATGGCTGTATTATTTTGAAATTGATTTTTTAAACATTCCAGATTTAGCGGATATGACGAAGGGTGATATTAAAAGAAATTATGATGTGCTTATCACATATTTATCGCCGTTTTATGATGGTGCATTACAGTTGCCAACATTAGATATGTCTACAAATGGCCGTATTCATTTTGTAGATGTTAAAAATATTTTAGTCAAGATTCAATATGTAATGTATGCAACAATTATGATTGCAATGATAGGCGGCATTTATTTATTAAAAAAGAAAAATGAAAAGTTTTTACTGCACGGATCGATTTTAACAATTATCTTTCCGATCGCGCTGATGCTACCAATCGCTATTAATTTTGAAAAGAGTTTTGTATTATTCCATAAACTGTTATTCAGTAATGATTATTGGATGTTTGATATTGAAACGGATCCGATTATATTAATGCTACCAGAAGAATTCTTTATGCATGCTGCGTGTGCTATTTTATTATTTATTTTATGCGGCAGCATAATTTGTTACAGCTTGTATAGATATTTTGTAAAAAAGAAAAGGGTTTCAAAGGAAAAATTCTCTGTTTAA
- the mgsA gene encoding methylglyoxal synthase has translation MKIALIAHDKKKNDMVSFAYAYKPIFEQHELFATGTTGLRIMEATGLVVTRYQSGPLGGDQEIGAMIAKNDMDMVIFFRDPLTAQPHEPDVNALLRLCDVYAIPLATNMASAEMLMHALERGDLDYRKLRK, from the coding sequence ATGAAAATTGCCTTAATCGCACATGACAAAAAGAAAAATGACATGGTTTCGTTTGCATACGCATATAAACCAATTTTTGAACAACATGAATTATTTGCAACAGGAACGACAGGACTTCGTATTATGGAAGCGACTGGCTTAGTTGTAACAAGATATCAATCGGGTCCTCTTGGTGGCGATCAAGAAATTGGTGCAATGATTGCAAAAAATGATATGGATATGGTGATTTTTTTCCGGGATCCACTAACTGCTCAGCCGCATGAACCAGATGTAAATGCATTGCTTCGTCTATGTGATGTATATGCGATTCCACTTGCAACGAATATGGCAAGTGCTGAAATGTTAATGCACGCATTAGAGCGAGGAGATTTAGATTACCGCAAGTTAAGAAAATGA
- a CDS encoding CCA tRNA nucleotidyltransferase: MKRFKKASSIIETLKQQGHEAYFVGGSVRDLMIDRPIGDIDIATSALPEEVMAIFPRHVPVGLEHGTVIVVENGEPYEVTTFRTESEYEDFRRPSSVQFVRSLEEDLKRRDFTMNAIAMTEEGEMVDLFAGQEAIQKREIVTVGNAADRFQEDALRMMRGIRFVSTLGFSLEMKTKQAIETYGHLLEHIAIERITVEFEKLLTGTYCVKGLQELVETKLFSHLPYLQMSEERLLKATQYNWDSFETDIEAWAFFLYCIGEEHPSVFLRQWKFSNKKIKDIVAVLLTIRTRKEKDWDTVLLYKTGLHIAEMAERVYEAMIESYDHTSVKRVQTLFEALPIKSRQEMNVTGNDLLNWANKKPGPWVAEMIQKIEEAIVQGNVVNEKECIREWLQGCNLL; encoded by the coding sequence ATGAAAAGATTTAAAAAAGCTAGTTCTATTATTGAGACTTTAAAGCAACAAGGACATGAGGCCTACTTTGTCGGTGGAAGCGTACGAGATCTTATGATCGATAGGCCGATTGGAGATATTGATATTGCGACATCTGCTTTACCAGAAGAAGTGATGGCTATATTTCCAAGACATGTTCCTGTTGGTCTTGAGCATGGAACTGTAATTGTGGTAGAAAATGGTGAACCTTATGAGGTAACCACTTTTCGAACAGAGAGCGAATATGAAGATTTTCGAAGACCTAGTAGTGTTCAATTTGTTCGTTCATTAGAAGAGGATCTAAAACGTCGTGATTTCACAATGAATGCAATTGCGATGACAGAAGAAGGCGAAATGGTTGATTTATTTGCTGGACAGGAAGCGATTCAAAAGAGAGAAATTGTGACAGTCGGCAATGCTGCGGATCGTTTTCAAGAAGATGCCCTGCGAATGATGCGTGGTATTCGTTTCGTAAGTACGTTAGGTTTTTCTTTAGAGATGAAAACGAAACAAGCAATTGAAACATATGGGCATTTACTGGAACATATTGCAATTGAGCGAATTACAGTGGAATTTGAGAAACTGTTAACTGGAACATATTGCGTGAAGGGCTTGCAAGAATTAGTAGAAACGAAGCTATTTTCTCATCTGCCATATTTACAAATGTCAGAAGAGAGATTATTAAAAGCTACGCAATATAACTGGGATTCTTTTGAAACGGACATTGAGGCATGGGCATTCTTCTTATACTGTATCGGAGAAGAGCATCCATCTGTCTTTTTACGTCAATGGAAGTTTTCGAATAAAAAAATAAAAGATATCGTCGCAGTTTTATTAACAATCCGTACGAGAAAGGAGAAGGATTGGGATACAGTCCTTCTTTATAAAACGGGACTTCATATCGCTGAAATGGCTGAAAGAGTATATGAAGCGATGATTGAAAGCTATGATCATACATCTGTTAAACGAGTACAAACGTTGTTTGAAGCATTGCCAATCAAGAGTCGCCAAGAAATGAATGTGACTGGGAATGATTTATTAAACTGGGCAAATAAAAAGCCCGGTCCATGGGTTGCTGAAATGATTCAAAAAATTGAGGAAGCAATCGTACAAGGAAACGTAGTTAATGAGAAAGAGTGTATAAGGGAGTGGCTGCAAGGATGCAATCTACTATAA
- a CDS encoding uracil-DNA glycosylase — protein sequence MKYPSHLAKQVREQSASYQLEGFLSGQGPENPKFMLLGEAPGETEIHNGIPFSGRAGKQLMVFLERIPVTREEVYITSAVRSRPYKWREKKERNGEIIQKKYNRTPNQGEILAHAPLLDYELEEINPKLIVTLGNIGLQRLTGKNKKITDVHGQLLKQPIQKLKDMQSTEFIWSEKEYHIFPTFHPASIFYNRSLLELIYEDLGKLKKYVIKN from the coding sequence ATGAAATATCCAAGCCATTTAGCAAAACAAGTGAGAGAACAAAGTGCCTCTTATCAGCTAGAAGGCTTTTTAAGTGGACAAGGTCCTGAAAATCCAAAATTTATGTTGCTAGGAGAAGCGCCAGGTGAAACAGAAATTCATAATGGGATTCCGTTTAGCGGGAGAGCAGGAAAACAATTAATGGTTTTTCTAGAACGGATTCCCGTTACAAGGGAAGAAGTATATATTACGAGCGCTGTTCGGAGTAGACCTTATAAGTGGAGAGAGAAAAAAGAACGAAATGGTGAAATCATACAGAAAAAGTATAATAGAACGCCAAATCAAGGAGAAATACTTGCCCATGCCCCTTTGTTGGATTATGAATTAGAGGAAATAAACCCGAAGCTTATCGTCACACTTGGAAATATCGGCCTTCAACGTTTAACAGGAAAAAATAAAAAAATAACTGATGTGCACGGACAATTATTAAAACAGCCCATTCAAAAATTAAAGGATATGCAAAGTACAGAGTTTATATGGTCAGAGAAAGAATATCATATTTTCCCGACTTTTCATCCTGCTTCCATTTTTTATAATCGGAGTTTATTGGAGCTTATTTATGAGGATTTAGGGAAACTAAAAAAATATGTAATAAAAAACTAG
- a CDS encoding nucleotide pyrophosphohydrolase: protein MEAKTMKDMQKEVDAYIGQFKEGYFSPLAMMARLTEEMGELAREVNHYYGEKPKKTTETERSIEEELGDVLFVMICMANSLNIDLETAHNIVMNKFNTRDKDRWTRIDEGEKE, encoded by the coding sequence ATGGAAGCGAAAACGATGAAGGATATGCAGAAAGAAGTAGATGCATATATTGGTCAGTTTAAAGAAGGTTATTTCAGTCCACTTGCAATGATGGCTCGTTTAACGGAAGAAATGGGTGAGCTTGCAAGAGAGGTTAATCATTATTATGGTGAGAAACCGAAGAAAACAACTGAAACAGAACGTAGTATTGAAGAAGAGCTTGGAGATGTATTATTTGTTATGATTTGTATGGCAAATAGTTTAAATATTGATTTAGAAACAGCACATAACATTGTAATGAATAAATTTAATACTCGCGATAAAGATCGCTGGACACGTATTGATGAGGGAGAGAAAGAATAA
- the bshA gene encoding N-acetyl-alpha-D-glucosaminyl L-malate synthase BshA, with protein MKLKIGITCYPSVGGSGVVGTELGKQLAERGHEIHFITSGLPFRLNKVYPNIYFHEVTVSQYSVFQYPPYDLALASKMAEVAQRENLDILHVHYAIPHAICAYLAKQMIGERIKIVTTLHGTDITVLGSDPSLNNLIRFGIEQSDVMTAVSHSLISETHELVKPNKDIQTVYNFIDERVYFKRDMSQLKKEYGISESEKILIHISNFRKVKRVQDVVQAFAKIVTEVDAKLLLVGDGPEFCTILQLVKNLHIEDRVLFLGKQDNVAELLAMSDLMLLLSEKESFGLVLLEAMACGVPCIGTRVGGIPEVIQHGETGYLCEVGNPAGVATQAIQLLKDEELHRNMGERARASVYEQFRSEKIVSQYETIYYDVLRDDKNEKI; from the coding sequence ATGAAATTAAAAATAGGTATTACATGTTATCCTTCTGTAGGTGGTTCTGGAGTTGTTGGAACAGAATTAGGAAAGCAATTAGCGGAACGCGGGCATGAAATACACTTTATTACATCGGGTTTACCATTCCGGTTAAATAAAGTGTATCCAAACATTTATTTTCATGAAGTGACGGTAAGTCAATACTCTGTATTTCAATATCCACCATACGATTTAGCGTTAGCGAGTAAAATGGCAGAGGTTGCACAAAGAGAAAACCTAGACATTTTACATGTGCATTACGCAATACCACATGCAATTTGTGCTTATTTAGCAAAACAAATGATTGGAGAGCGTATTAAAATTGTTACAACCTTACATGGAACAGATATTACTGTGTTAGGTTCCGACCCTTCGTTAAATAATTTAATTCGTTTTGGTATTGAGCAATCTGATGTTATGACGGCTGTCTCGCATTCATTAATTAGCGAAACGCATGAGCTGGTAAAACCAAATAAAGATATTCAAACGGTGTATAACTTTATAGACGAACGTGTATATTTCAAGCGTGATATGTCTCAATTAAAGAAAGAATACGGTATAAGTGAGAGTGAAAAGATACTCATTCACATTTCAAATTTCCGTAAAGTGAAACGTGTGCAAGATGTTGTTCAGGCATTTGCTAAAATTGTTACAGAAGTAGATGCGAAGTTGCTTCTCGTAGGAGATGGACCAGAATTTTGCACGATTTTACAATTAGTGAAAAATTTACATATTGAAGATCGCGTCTTATTCTTAGGGAAGCAAGATAATGTTGCTGAGCTACTAGCGATGAGTGATTTAATGTTGCTTCTATCAGAGAAGGAAAGTTTTGGGCTTGTTTTATTAGAAGCGATGGCGTGTGGTGTACCTTGTATCGGAACAAGGGTTGGAGGTATTCCAGAAGTCATTCAACATGGTGAAACAGGATATTTATGTGAAGTTGGCAATCCAGCAGGAGTGGCAACTCAAGCCATTCAGCTATTAAAGGATGAAGAACTTCACCGTAATATGGGAGAGCGAGCAAGAGCAAGTGTTTACGAGCAGTTCCGCTCTGAAAAAATCGTCTCACAATATGAAACGATTTACTATGATGTACTAAGGGATGACAAAAATGAAAAGATTTAA
- a CDS encoding zinc metallopeptidase — translation MFYLIYFAIIMIIPLYAQSKVRSAYSKYSQVYSTSGMTGAEVARKILDENGLYNVAVEETPGHLSDHYDPTAKTVRLSTDNYYGHSVAGTAVAAHEVGHAIQDAKDYNFMRIRHSLVPVANFGSNISWVFIMIGAFASMSNLLLLGIILMAAGVVFQLVTLPVEFDASKRAMQQIEALGIVSTDEYGQARKVLNAAALTYVAAAAVAVFELLRLVLMYTGMQRSDD, via the coding sequence ATGTTTTATTTAATTTACTTCGCGATCATAATGATCATACCGTTGTATGCACAGTCAAAAGTACGTAGTGCCTATAGCAAGTATTCACAAGTTTATTCAACATCAGGTATGACAGGAGCGGAAGTGGCTCGAAAAATTTTAGATGAGAATGGATTATACAACGTAGCTGTAGAAGAAACACCAGGTCATTTATCAGACCATTATGATCCAACTGCCAAAACAGTTCGATTATCAACAGACAACTATTACGGTCATTCAGTTGCTGGTACAGCAGTTGCAGCACACGAAGTAGGACACGCAATTCAAGATGCAAAAGATTATAACTTTATGCGTATTCGTCATTCGTTAGTGCCAGTTGCAAACTTTGGATCGAATATTTCTTGGGTATTTATTATGATTGGTGCCTTTGCATCTATGTCTAACTTATTGTTATTAGGTATTATCTTAATGGCAGCAGGTGTTGTGTTCCAACTGGTTACATTACCTGTTGAGTTTGATGCATCAAAGCGTGCAATGCAACAAATTGAAGCGTTAGGTATCGTATCAACAGATGAATATGGGCAAGCTCGTAAAGTATTAAATGCGGCAGCATTAACATATGTAGCAGCTGCAGCTGTAGCGGTATTTGAATTATTACGTCTCGTATTAATGTATACTGGTATGCAGCGTAGCGACGACTAA
- the bshB1 gene encoding bacillithiol biosynthesis deacetylase BshB1: protein MSGLHILAFGAHADDVEIGMAGTIAKYTKQGYEVGICDLTEADLSSNGTIELRKEEAKAAARIMGVKTRLNLAMPDRGLYMKEEYIREIVKVIRTYKPKLVFAPYYEDRHPDHANCAKLVEEAIFSAGIRKYMPEVSPHRVESFYYYMINGFHKPNFCIDISEYLSIKVEALEAYGSQFSTGSDGVKTPLTEGYVETVVAREKMFGKEVGVLYAEGFMSKKPVLLHADLIGGCK from the coding sequence ATGAGTGGATTACATATATTAGCGTTTGGTGCTCATGCCGATGATGTTGAAATCGGCATGGCTGGTACCATTGCTAAATATACGAAGCAAGGGTATGAAGTAGGTATTTGTGATTTAACAGAAGCTGATCTTTCTTCTAATGGAACGATAGAGTTGAGAAAAGAAGAAGCAAAGGCGGCAGCTCGTATAATGGGAGTAAAAACGAGACTGAATTTAGCGATGCCAGACCGTGGTTTGTATATGAAAGAAGAGTATATACGTGAAATTGTAAAGGTGATTCGTACATATAAACCAAAACTAGTTTTTGCGCCGTATTATGAAGATCGTCATCCAGATCATGCAAATTGTGCGAAACTTGTGGAAGAAGCTATTTTTTCAGCGGGAATTCGTAAATATATGCCAGAGGTTTCACCACATCGCGTGGAGTCTTTTTATTATTATATGATTAATGGTTTTCATAAACCGAATTTTTGTATAGATATAAGTGAGTACCTTTCTATAAAAGTGGAAGCATTAGAAGCATATGGAAGTCAGTTTTCAACAGGGAGTGATGGTGTGAAAACGCCGTTAACAGAAGGTTATGTTGAAACTGTGGTTGCTCGTGAGAAAATGTTTGGAAAAGAAGTTGGAGTTTTATATGCCGAGGGATTTATGAGTAAGAAGCCGGTTTTATTACATGCTGATTTAATAGGGGGATGTAAATGA